CCGACCTGCGGCGTGTGATCTGCCCCGAATGCAAGGGATCAATCGAGAGGGTCCCGCACTAGACCGGTCAGTCCTTTGGAAGGTCACCCGCCTTCTGCGTCATGCAGGCCTGCATGTCCGCAGCGCTGAGCCCGCGCATCTGCTCGAAGCAAACTTCGAGTCGCTCGCGCAGTTCACTGATGTTCCCGGGCCACTCGTATTCTCCGAGCGCCTTCCAGAAAGAATCGGGAAGCTGCAGCATCCGGCTGAGCTCGGGAGCGATTCTCTTGCCCAGTTCCTGCACCAGAAGCGGCAGATCTTCGGCGCGCTCGCGCAGCGGCGGCACATCGAGCCGAAGGATGGAGACGATCTGATAGAACGAGCGGCTCAGAGTCCGCTCCACAATCAGTTCCGCGGGATCGCGCTCCGTTGCATAGATCACCCAGGTATTGGCGGTCACTACCTTCCCTGACGTCTTGGTACGGTATTCACGCTGCTGATGAAAGTTGAACAGCCGTTCCTGAACCGCAAGCGGGAGCGTATCGGCGTCAGGTATATAGAGCGTCCCGCCGTCGGCATCACCGAGCAGGCCTCGATCCACACCTCCAAAGAGTGCGACCTCGATTTCGAGATCCGTCTTGCCTCGTGGGGAATAGGTGAAGAAGGGCTCGGCCTTGCGAGCACTGCGTACGTGCAGAGTACGCGCTGCCGTCGCCTTGCCGGCACCCCGTTCTCCGACGATGAATACCGTCGTAGGGGCCGCACCGGCAAAAAGATCGACGCGCGCGCGCAAGTCGCGGCTCTGTTCAGAGCTGCCCTCGCAGAGAACCGGAGAAAATCCACCCATCAATTATGCCTGCACAAGTTGCTGCGTCATTCA
This Chrysiogenia bacterium DNA region includes the following protein-coding sequences:
- a CDS encoding sigma 54-interacting transcriptional regulator; translation: MGGFSPVLCEGSSEQSRDLRARVDLFAGAAPTTVFIVGERGAGKATAARTLHVRSARKAEPFFTYSPRGKTDLEIEVALFGGVDRGLLGDADGGTLYIPDADTLPLAVQERLFNFHQQREYRTKTSGKVVTANTWVIYATERDPAELIVERTLSRSFYQIVSILRLDVPPLRERAEDLPLLVQELGKRIAPELSRMLQLPDSFWKALGEYEWPGNISELRERLEVCFEQMRGLSAADMQACMTQKAGDLPKD